The genomic DNA gcagataaaagtaagtaccctaaaactcagaagagtaggtcgcgcacttcgtctgaaagtgaagatggaggagctaaacgagaaactaatcgttatcctggaaatcaagagtccagtaaagctccacagagtacgagtagtacgtctggcccgaggaactccaatacgagtgggcagagtcagagctactctggtacatatagaagagacttttcccagatgagatgttacaattgtaacggattgggtcacgtgatgcgagattgtcggcagggcaagagagttgtgaccctggccatgtgtgacccccaaagtaaatatactaatgtgttccgagacaaaccacagagatcaaacttagtgaacgagaggtataggccgttcatgagcaaaggttggatcagtgtaggaggccaacctgaggtagaagttggtatcttaagagataccggagctaatcagagcttgattacgagaagcctgattgggaatggtcgacggttagctggcagtgggaagatgaaagtatatgggttattgtcggagagtgacatgcccgtttgtactgtccagctaaggtcggaatatgtgtcggcggaggtgatgttgggagtatgccccgacatacctattccaggagtccaagtgatcctgggaaatgacttgtgtgggacaaaggtgttgccaagagtcatagcggagactgtgccagaggagagcccagaaggccacggcacgggtgggacacctgagagtgtgaacctgactgacatccgaggagatgagtcaggagaccgccaagccattgaaaaccctgtctcggtagtgacgaaggcagaggtggccgacgaggaagacactggagaaggtgagacagtgtcgattcagccggtggaagagatcgatatagacatagcgtggctgtttgatgaaggtccagcccaggcaaatggagtctcggtgaggtcgaaagtgaggatgacccagccgaagaagaatcatgtgaagagagcggacctgagtagagcccagactgctgaaattaagggtcggaaggtgaatgcaaatgtgctgagtaggaatgaggaaagatgtggacatacagaggacgagagtagagcgtcaagtggtccacgagcacagaggcatatagatagtggagttaagttgtttgagatgtcaagagttgacatgttccacaggaaacgtgaagaaaagatagtgaagaagagtaatagccgagaaaatgaaaggagaagagacagtatgtgtggagagatgcttacgagcactctgggagaggcaaggcgacgtgtacggtcgagtgctgttggatgtaatacagttcccgaagaaacttttagggaaagaAGAagtgttgaaggagaagaaatggagttgtatagaggtgaaaagtgtgggaagaggatgatgatacaagcatggatgaatagaagaaagccgaggactcgatggaagtcaaacaggacgatgtcttggataaatgaggagacgaaagggaggatcgtcggtgaagaccagggaatgaagtatgatgacaggagacgaaagtataatggcagtagatggaagtgtgaagacgacagaggaggtacagacagcagatgtctgactctggacgtgaagagaagacgaggaaacggagggtggagacaataagtagagtggaccgatagagtgcaggcgtccacggaggacagcctagctaagaggtgtcagaggtcaaatcgtttatgagaagatcatgtttctggagagaggtgagccagatgttgcaaggtgcaacgaattaattgtagactcctaagagagtatattggttgaagaacgagacagtgtagtggcggatgtattatcccgagctttgccactggaataactctcaaaaataaggggaggggagtgttatgatctcagcctacaggagaaacgagtctccctccttgagagttattcagcaagcctgacctaactagaaggtctagcaagtattgaggtgataacgcatatgtaaaatagttggttggatatgtgtaacagtttgagattatgggcaatgcagaagaaaatagataaatgacgggctaggagatgtggacattttgctggaggcgtgaggctcgcttctggaggaccttgacctcacttgagtgccagacatcgcaggggggagccgcgctccgttgagctcccgtcagaagggaacccctagtgatatatctctaagagaagagaagtgtgcagacgtgccagctgtggaactgagctgggaacgttgtggtctcaagtcctggtcgaagaagagagtatcaagccggccagaagcattattgtgggccgtgggagcgccctgaccagacgccgtcagagggaaagcgccctcgaccaattaatctgtggtaagcacgatatacgccagttcatagtgattgcttgtagtttggtcgtgtgcccagcgacagtagcgatgtttatttataagttagacatgttttaataaggcagaaagcctgaaataagagagtggagagggaggaacacggagcgacgtccgccccctctgagcgctggcggaagactgagggagccgggctcttgacggaggaagaccctcccagcgagtgaggaccgccgccaggcgaggtggagtatggacccgcccaaaacgggggagtccactctcactgtatgtagagaacagatagaggtttgaggcaaacatattgtgtgaatattttttgtttatgtgttaaaggggaacattttattggagtgtcgatgggttgcaggtttgtcttttggggaagaagttgctgagaacttcgaagccagcagatgatgtagctgatgagactccaaggtagtggagcagaggacctcgagctgtgaggagaagcagcagtgaagaggagtgtcacgtgcttctgtagaggtggtgtagcagccaagagagctgtggaggaacctagcagaagggtgaagcaccgtagttgctcaaggaaacttcatgatagcagcctggaggagctgcagaggatcctggtagtgaagcccggcagaacctaaagatattagggtagtgaacttccagaggtggaaggggaagttctggtggattactagtagggagttgatagtgtttggttgtcagtagcgtgcaagacgcagtgagaggtgagtgactgtttgcattcttatgtcaaggagtgttttatactgaagtttagagttgcagtcgtaggcttgattacctacagatgtatgtgctcgaggactgacagtgatcgattaatcatggttgtgtatcaatgaacatttatactggtatatgttattgcattcaaatgctgattttctatatatacattatcttgctgatagtgcaacagtgtatgtaggcttggtcaacttgaggaggttaatagtatcaggtggtgaaccaggagataggataccactggataagctgataatagagttctgatggtgttggagtgcaacctgattgtgattatcgagtataggattcattattattatatgtgtgtatgtatcgtgtatgtgctttgtccagtaaatgtgtcacaatttgctggtgtttgcccttgtcctagtgaggcttcccaggagg from Procambarus clarkii isolate CNS0578487 chromosome 32, FALCON_Pclarkii_2.0, whole genome shotgun sequence includes the following:
- the LOC138370567 gene encoding uncharacterized protein, with product MDKVQAFVESGKPEDLEGCTRDQLKQIAEKCGIRLKASKVAGMKDEILRQLRARSEAAEQGAQEGAESRKEDDGQDDVRSQGSSRSSKSSRSSRSSRNRSLERFQLELQMQREDKERQFQLEKMKLELQMKNEAEKEKEKTRLEVEKEKTRVRELELEQEKEKAQVEKEKAQVEKEKERTKQMQIEANRTLAEQRIEHGLPESTTQVSHPPDVRVREKDIPLFVPEEAESFFEHFEKVASIKEWPQEEWAQLVQLRLTGAAREAYTQLSLEECQDYATVKSSILRSFQLTPEAYRKRFREMIKVGACTFAETARDLERRFQKWIEAAGVGSYADLKQLMVMEKFLEMMHPETKFKIQEAGIMEVKDAADRADMITEAYKSLRENRVRSEARRSNGRSNGVWGGRNYERPRRVWGEKNFDKWADKSKYPKTQKSRSRTSSESEDGGAKRETNRYPGNQESSKAPQSTSSTSGPRNSNTSGQSQSYSGTYRRDFSQMRCYNCNGLGHVMRDCRQGKRVVTLAMCDPQSKYTNVFRDKPQRSNLVNERYRPFMSKGWISVGGQPEVEVGILRDTGANQSLITRSLIGNGRRLAGSGKMKVYGLLSESDMPVCTVQLRSEYVSAEVMLGVCPDIPIPGVQVILGNDLCGTKVLPRVIAETVPEESPEGHGTGGTPESVNLTDIRGDESGDRQAIENPVSVVTKAEVADEEDTGEGETVSIQPVEEIDIDIAWLFDEGPAQANGVSVRSKVRMTQPKKNHVKRADLSRAQTAEIKGRKVNANVLSRNEERCGHTEDESRASSGPRAQRHIDSGVKLFEMSRVDMFHRKREEKIVKKSNSRENERRRDSMCGEMLTSTLGEARRRVRSSAVGCNTVPEETFRERRSVEGEEMELYRGEKCGKRMMIQAWMNRRKPRTRWKSNRTMSWINEETKGRIVGEDQGMKYDDRRRKYNGSRWKCEDDRGGTDSRCLTLDVKRRRGNGGWRQ